The Rhododendron vialii isolate Sample 1 chromosome 5a, ASM3025357v1 genome contains a region encoding:
- the LOC131327233 gene encoding probable phospholipid-transporting ATPase 4 isoform X3 — MTRGRIRARLRRSNLYTFACIRPRDGEREEPHQFQGPGFSRIVFCNEPCRHVQKPLKYCSNYISTTKYNVITFLPKAIFEQFRRVANLYFLLAACLSITPVAPFSTVSMIAPLAFVIGLSMAKEAMEDWQRFIQDMKVNMRKARVHKGNGVFGSKPWMKLRVGDVVKVEKDKFFPADLLLVSSSYEDGLCYVETMNLDGETNLKVKRALEVTLPFDDDLTFKDFTGKISCEDPNPNLYTFVGNLGCDRQVYPLDPSQILLRDSKLRNTAFVYGVVIFTGHDSKVMQNGTRSPSKRSRVEKQMDKIIYILFSLLVLISLISSFGFGVKTWFQMPQWWYMQPDVKSDLTYLYDTNNPLKSGLIHCVTALILYGYLIPISLYVSIEVVKVLQAMFINKDMHMYDEESGTHAQARTSNLNEELGQVDTILSDKTGTLTCNQMDFLKCSIAGMAYGTRSSEVELAAARKMALNVDGQVFGSTPKSGVHVSEIELETVVTCKDEKYQKPPIKGFSFEDSRLMNGNWSKEPNADVILLFFRILAICHTAIPEANEETCGFTYEAESPDESAFLVAAREFGFEFCKRTQSSVFVRERYPSSKEPIERGYKILNLLDFTSKRKRMSVIVQDEDGQLLLFCKGADSIIFDRLSKNGRMYKKATTKHLKDYGEGGLRTLALAYRKLEEAEYSAWNNEFIKAKTSIGGDREAMLERVSDLMERDLILVGATAVEDKLQKGVPQCIDKLAQAGLKIWVLTGDKLETAINIGYSCSLLRQGMKQICITSLNTDTSAQDFRKDNIVMQITNASQMIKLEKDPHAAFALIIDGKTLSYALEDDLKHEFLNLAVICASVICCRVSPKQKALVTRLVKQGTGKITLAIGDGANDVGMIQEADIGVGISGVEGMQAVMASDFAIAQFQFLERLLVVHGHWCYKRIAQMICYFFYKNIAFGLTLFYFEAFASFSGQSVYDDWYMLLFNVILTSLPVISLGVFEQDVSSEICLQFPALYQQGPKNLFFDWYRIFGWMGNGLYSSVMIFFLNLIIFYDQPFRSGGQTADMSAIGTTMFTCIVWAVNCQIALTMSHFTWIQHLLIWGSVATWYIFLLGYGMLPSIYSGNAFQLLVEALAPAPMYWCATLLVTITCNLPYLAHISFQRCFHPMDHHIIQEIKCLKKDVEDQHMWTRERSKARQETKIGFTARVDAKIRQLKGRLTKKLSSLTP; from the exons ATGACACGAGGAAGGATAAGAGCGAGGCTCCGCCGGAGCAATCTGTACACATTTGCATGCATTCGTCCACGAGACGGTGAAAGAGAGGAGCCGCATCAATTCCAAGGCCCCGGATTCTCACGAATTGTATTTTGCAATGAACCATGTCGCCATGTACAGAAACCTCTTAAATATTGCTCTAACTATATTTCAACCACAAAGTACAACGTCATCACGTTCCTACCCAAGGCCATCTTCGAGCAGTTCCGTCGCGTTGCCAACTTGTATTTTCTACTAGCTGCATGTCTGTCGATCACACCTGTTGCTCCATTTTCAACTGTGAGTATGATTGCTCCTTTAGCCTTTGTGATTGGTCTTAGTATGGCAAAAGAGGCTATGGAAGATTGGCAAAGGTTTATTCAGGATATGAAAGTAAATATGCGAAAAGCTAGGGTGCATAAAGGGAATGGAGTATTTGGTTCTAAGCCATGGATGAAACTTCGAGTTGGAGATGTGGTGAAAGTGGAGAAGGACAAATTTTTTCCTGCGGATTTACTACTTGTGTCGTCTAGTTATGAGGATGGACTTTGCTACGTGGAAACTATGAACTTAGATGGAGAGACAAACTTGAAAGTCAAGAGAGCTTTGGAGGTAACCTTGCCATTTGACGATGACCTGACTTTCAAGGATTTTACGGGAAAAATTTCATGTGAAGACCCAAATCCCAACCTTTACACTTTTGTGGGTAATCTTGGGTGTGATCGTCAGGTTTATCCATTAGATCCTAGTCAGATTCTCCTCAGAGATTCAAAGCTTAGGAATACGGCTTTTGTTTATGGAGTGGTGATATTCACTGGTCATGATAGCAAAGTCATGCAAAATGGAACACGATCTCCTTCGAAAAGGAGTAGAGTTGAAAAACAAATGGACAAAATCATTTACATTCTTTTCAGCCTCCTTGTATTGATCTCCTTGATCAGCTCATTTGGATTTGGTGTAAAGACATGGTTCCAAATGCCGCAATGGTGGTATATGCAACCGGATGTGAAATCAGATCTAACATATCTCTATGATACTAATAATCCTTTGAAGTCAGGCTTAATTCATTGTGTTACTGCCCTTATTTTGTATGGGTATTTaatacccatctctctctatgtTTCTATTGAAGTGGTAAAGGTCCTCCAAGCAATGTTCATTAATAAGGACATGCATATGTATGATGAAGAAAGTGGAACTCATGCTCAAGCAAGGACATCGAATCTAAATGAGGAGTTGGGTCAGGTTGACACGATCCTTTCTGATAAAACTGGCACTTTGACATGCAACCAGATGGATTTCCTCAAGTGTTCCATTGCTGGTATGGCTTATGGGACTCGTTCTAGTGAAGTTGAACTTGCTGCTGCAAGGAAGATGGCTTTAAATGTTGACGGTCAAGTCTTTGGATCAACCCCGAAAAGTGGTGTGCATGTATCAGAAATTGAGCTAGAGACTGTTGTTACTTGTAAAGACGAGAAGTATCAGAAACCTCCAATAAAAGGATTTAGCTTTGAAGACAGCCGCCTCATGAATGGAAATTGGTCGAAAGAGCCAAATGCCGATGTCATCTTGTTGTTTTTCCGTATACTTGCTATTTGTCACACTGCAATTCCAGAAGCAAATGAAGAGACTTGTGGATTTACTTATGAAGCAGAATCCCCAGATGAAAGTGCTTTTCTTGTTGCAGCAAGAGAATTTGGGTTTGAGTTCTGTAAAAGAACTCAATCCAGCGTATTTGTTCGTGAAAGATACCCTTCTTCTAAAGAGCCAATTGAAAG AGGGTACAAAATTCTCAATTTGTTGGACTTTACTAGCAAAAGGAAGAGGATGTCTGTTATTGTTCAGGACGAGGATGGCCAGCTTCTTCTCTTTTGTAAAGGTGCAGACAG CATCATCTTTGATCGGTTATCAAAGAATGGAAGAATGTACAAGAAAGCTACTACAAAACACCTAAAGGACTATGGGGAAGGTGGTTTGCGCACATTAGCTCTTGCTTACCGAAAACTTGAAGAGGCGGAATATTCTGCTTGGAACAATGAGTTTATCAAAGCGAAGACTTCCATTGGTGGTGATCGGGAGGCAATGCTTGAAAGGGTATCTGATCTGATGGAAAGGGATTTAATCCTTGTCGGTGCAACTGCTGTGGAAGACAAACTACAGAAAGGG GTGCCTCAATGTATTGATAAACTGGCTCAAGCAGGTCTCAAAATTTGGGTTCTGACAGGAGATAAGTTGGAAACAGCAATCAACATAGG ATATTCCTGTAGCCTGCTTCGACAGGGCATGAAGCAGATTTGCATAACAAGCTTGAATACAGACACGTCAGCACAAGATTTCAGAAAG GATAACATTGTGATGCAAATCACAAATGCCTCTCAAATGATCAAGCTCGAAAAGGATCCTCATGCTGCATTTGCATTAATTATCGATGGGAAGACCCTTTCATATGCTTTAGAGGATGATCTGAAGCATGAATTCTTGAACTTAGCAGTTATTTGTGCATCTGTCATATGCTGTCGTGTCTCTCCTAAGCAAAAAGCCCTG GTGACAAGATTGGTAAAACAAGGAACCGGCAAAATCACCTTAGCAATTGGGGATGGTGCAAATGATGTTGGAATGATTCAAGAAGCAGATATTGGTGTTGGCATCAGTGGCGTTGAAGGAATGCAG GCTGTGATGGCTAGTGACTTTGCTATTGCTCAATTTCAATTTCTGGAAAGACTTCTGGTTGTCCATGGACACTGGTGTTACAAGAGAATTGCTCAGATG ATCTGTTATTTCTTCTACAAGAACATAGCCTTCGGCCTCACACTCTTCTACTTTGAGGCATTCGCCAGCTTTTCTGGGCAATCAGTTTATGACGATTGGTACATGTTGCTATTCAATGTTATTCTCACCTCACTACCTGTTATTTCACTTGGAGTATTCGAACAAGATGTTTCGTCTGAAATTTGCTTACAG TTCCCAGCCCTTTATCAACAAGGCCCAAAAAACTTGTTCTTCGACTGGTACCGAATATTTGGGTGGATGGGGAATGGACTCTATTCTTCCGTCATGATATTCTTCCTCAACTTAATCATCTTCTATGACCAACCCTTCCGATCCGGAGGCCAAACTGCCGACATGTCAGCCATAGGGACCACCATGTTTACGTGCATTGTTTGGGCAGTCAACTGCCAGATTGCACTCACTATGAGTCACTTCACTTGGATCCAACACCTCTTAATATGGGGCAGCGTCGCCACATGGTACATATTCCTCTTAGGCTACGGAATGTTGCCATCAATCTATTCTGGGAACGCCTTCCAACTCCTCGTTGAAGCTCTCGCTCCTGCTCCTATGTACTGGTGTGCCACTCTGTTAGTAACCATCACTTGCAACCTTCCATATCTGGCTCACATATCATTTCAAAGGTGTTTCCATCCAATGGATCATCACATCATCCAAGAAATAAAGTGCCTCAAGAAAGATGTTGAGGATCAACATATGTGGACTAGAGAGCGGTCTAAAGCAAGACAAGAGACGAAGATTGGGTTTACTGCAAGGGTAGATGCAAAGATCAGGCAATTGAAAGGGAGACTAACAAAGAAGCTTTCATCACTAACTCCATAA